TGGTGGAGAATTCGGGATTGGGGACTCGGGCGTGTTCAAATTCGATCAGCCAGCGACGTGGCACGCCCAGCCGTTGGGCCATGTCGGTCTGACTAATGCCCTGGCGTTGCCTATGAATCACTGGCAGGTGGATCACTGGCAGGTACCAGTGGATGCCAGCGCATGCCGCTCGTCAGCTGATGTCGAGCACGGAACCGCGTTCAATCAGTTCCGGCGGGATTACGGTTTTGACGCCGACCGGTATCTTCTCGCCTTCGCATTGACGGCGGACCATGGAGAAGGCGGTGGCGCCAATGTCGTCAAAGCGCAGCTTCATGGTCGTCAGGTTCAAGCGCGGGACCATATCGACCAGCGAATCATCGACGCCCACGATGCTGACATCCTCGGGCACACGCTTGCCC
This DNA window, taken from Bifidobacterium longum subsp. longum JCM 1217, encodes the following:
- a CDS encoding transcriptional regulator, encoding MAQRLGVPRRWLIEFEHARVPNPEFSTILSALTELGLSLDVRKTPQPAELYEW